The Pseudodesulfovibrio sp. JC047 genome includes the window ATTGGGTTTGTTCATCATCATCGGGATCAGTATGCTCGTCGCCATGGTGATCATCCTCGGAGCAGGACGATATTTCCAGACGACCTATGCGATGGAAACCTACTTCGACGAATCCATCAACGGCCTCGCTGTCGGCTCACCGGTCAAACTCCGAGGGGTCAATATAGGCCGAGTTGCGTCTATCAATTTCGTCTCCAACAAATACGAAGACGCCAACCTGGATGATGTCCGATATGTCTATGTGGAATGTGAAATAAATCCGGATCTTTTTGATTCCATCTCCGAAGAAAAATTCATCGAACTACTCAGAAAAGACGTCAAACGGGGGCTGCGCATCCGCCCCACGTCACTCGGTCTGACCGGGCAACTTTTCCTGAACATCATTTACGACGACCCCAAAAGCAATCCGCCACTGCCTATCCAGTGGACACCGCAACATGCGTACATCCCGTCCGCCCCTTCAACACTCAGTCGAGTAGAAGGAGCCATCGCCACCATCAGCAAAACCCTGAGCAGTCTCAAAAAAGAAGACCTAGAATCCATCATCAAGGATGTCAAATCCATCGTCGATTCCATCGATAAATTCATGAAAACGGACAGTGGCCGTGAAGCCGGGAAAAAGATGCTGGGCATTCTTGAAAGCACCCGTAGTATTCTGGATAGGACAAACACCCTGATGGCCGACCCAGCCCTGGACACCATTTTACCCAATGTGGCCGGGACCGTGGAAGGCGCCAATCGAATCCTTGCCGAATCCGCGGATGACATCATCGCTGCGGCCCATGAGGCAAAAATCGCCATTGCCAGCTTCAAAGAAGTCTCCGATACCTTGAACAAGACACTCAATGATCCGGGCATGAGCACGGCCATGGAAGAAATCGCCCCGACATTAAACAACATCTCCCAGGCATCGGCCGACCTCACAGCTGCGGTTGCCAAGGTCCACGTGCTGGTCAACCGGCTCAACGGGGTGGTGGCGTCCGAAGAGACCAATATTCACGCCATCATCACCGATACGCGTGAAATCATGCAGAATGTTAAGGAACTCACGGGAGACGCCAAAAGATACCCCTCCGGAATGATCTTCGGCACGCCACCAAGCAAATCAAACCCTCAAGACCAGTAATCGGGACCATATCATGAAAAAATATGTCATACTCTTTCTTTTCGTGGCCGTCAGCCTGACATCCGTGGCCTGCGTCAAACTGGGCAGTGAGCCGCTGGACAAGCGATTTTATCAAATAACATCAACACGAAACGCTCCCGCAGTCGAGACCGGATATGACATCGTTCTCAAGGTACGACGCCTATCCATATCCCAACTCTACAACACGCGAGAATTAATTTATCGAGGACAAAATGGCCGGATCGAATCCGACTTTTACAACACGTTTTTTATTCCACCAGCGGACATGCTGACGTCCGAGTTGCGTGCCTGGATCAGAGGAAGTGCGCTTTTTTCTCACATCATTGAACCAGGCAGTATGGTTGTGCCGGATTTGACCCTTGAAGGCGTCGTTAACGCGCTCTATGGCGACTATTCGCTTGACACACCAGCCGCTGTAGTGGAAATGCAGTTCTTCATGGTCGATGAAACGTCAGCGAATAACGACATCATTTTTTCCAAGACCTACAGCGAACGTATCCCCATGGCCGAATCATCGGCTACCGCGCTGGTCCAGGCCATGACCACGGGGGTACACACTATATATACCAATCTTGAAACCGACCTGATATCAGCAGGCCTGAAGAAATAATGGCAAAAAGAAACAAAATTTACCGCCCCGAAGAATTCGACGAAATTGATGATCGCCCGAGCCGCTCCCAATTAAAACGGGACATGAAGGAATTACAAAAGCTTGGTGCCGACCTCGCAGCCTTGGGTGATACCATGGTCAAAGAGGCCTGCCTCCCGGCTGAAGTGGAAAAGGCACTGCTGCTCATCAAGAAAATCCCCAAACACGAAGCCAGCCGACGACATATGCAATACGTCGGCAAACTCATGCGGACCTTTGATACCACCCATGTTCGGGAAATAGTGGATGCGGCCAAACAAGGGCACTCCATTAAAACCGCCGAGTTTCATCGTCTTGAGATTATTCGAGAACGATTAATCGATGGTGATGACGATCTTTTGCAGAAACTATTCGACACCAACCCGGAGCAGGGACAACGACTGCGCCAACTCACCTTGGGAGCACGCCGGGCAAAGACCAGCGACAAGCCACCAAAAGACGCACGAAACCTGTTCAAACTCCTTCGAACCATGACTTTTGATGAGGGAAAATAGCATTTTCCCCTTGACGAGAGGCTTTTCGGTTTTATCTAGTGTCGATAGAACATGATCGGCGGCTTCTTCCGCCATACTGCAAGGAGTAACTTATGGTCATTCATGAATATGCCGGAGTTGTCACCGAACTGCCCGACAGAGCTTGCCCGCACTGTGGCAAGATAATGGACGCATGGCTCGCACCGCCGGAATCCGGCTGGAATGTCATTCTGATTTGCAACAACAACAATTGTTCACATTATCTGGAGTCCGAAGGAGATATTCTCCACAAACGGGACGATTCCCATCTGGGATGCCGATATGCAGAAGATCCGGACAATGGATTCAAACCCGTCAATGTTCTTGCCGTCTGCCCGCACTAACCGTTTTTCATAGAACACCGTAAAAAGGGTTTCGTTCTGCGGAACCCTTTTTATGTTTTCCTCCCCCACTCATTCTTATTCCTTTCCCCACCAATCGATGCTAAATTTTGTGACCATTTGCAAAAAAGGATACCGCTTTGATACAGACGACCGGCCAAACCAAGGCATTTCTGGCTCTCGGCGCAGCCGTCGTGCTCTGGGCCAGCTCATTTATCGTTCTTAAATTCGCCTTTCAATACTTTGATCCGATGGTGGTCATCTTTGGACGAATGCTCATTGCCAGTCTCTGTTTTCTGCTAATTTTCAAAAATCTGAAAAATATCGAATACCGTCCGGGGGATTGGAAACTCCTGCTCTTCATGGGCGTATGCGAGCCGGGTTTCTACTTTGTCTTTGAAGCCATGGCCCTCACCTACACGGATGCCTCACAGGCGGGCATGATCTGCGCCCTGTTGCCACTCATGGCCGCCGTGGTCGCCCGATTCACCCTCGGCGAACAACTGACCCGCCGCATGGTCGTCAGCTTCTGTCTCGCCATTGTTGGAGCCGTGGTGCTCTCTGTAGCTGCCGAACCAACAACAACTGCATCCAATCCCGTTCTGGGGAATTTTCTGGAATTCATGGCTATGGTCTGCGCAGTCGGGTACATGATTTCTCTCAAGAAACTCAGCCCACGATACAATTCATGGTTTTTGACCATGATTCAGGCCTTTATCGGTGCCATCTTCTATTTTCCACTCCTGTTCCTGCCAACAACGACACTGCCCACATCCTTTGACCCATTCGGTGTCTTCACCGTCGTCTATCTGGGGATCATGGTCACTATCCTGGCCTATGGACTCTACAACTACGGCATGTCGAAAATCCCGGTGGGACAAGCATCCTCTTTCATCAACCTGATTCCGGTCCTCACCCTGATCTTCGGGATGGTCTTTCTCAATGAACGTCTCAACTGGGTTCAATACGCCGCGTCCGCACTGGTCATTATCGGTGTCTACGTGAGCCAAGGAAAATCCAAAAACCCAAAAAAAGCGATCTAACGGGATTCGGCGGCATGAACCATCCGAAAATCGCCTGGCTCCCCTGACGTCTCGGGCGCAGGGATGAAAAGATCTTCACGCGTACAGCCCGCTTCCTTGAGCAATCGAGCCACTGCCTCGACACCGCTATCGCCGACATCCAAACTGTATTCCGTGACAAAGGTCTCGATGTGCGTGGAAATGACGGTATCATCCATTTCCTGCGCATAGGACTTGATATAGTCGTGCGCGCCTTCAGGATTTGACCGGGCTTCAAGCACACTCTGACGGATGGCTTCATTCATTTGCAATGCGATATCCTGCCCCAATGACCGCTTGATGGCTATAGCCCCCAACGGAATCGGCATTCCGGTATACTCTTCCCACCAGGCACCAAGATCGAGCACCCGACACAATCCCCTTTCTCCAAAGGTAAACCGTCCTTCGTGAATCACGACCCCAGCGGCCACGTTTCCGGCGTCAACTGCTGGCATGATTTCGTCAAACACCATTTCGACCAGATCAACGGAAATCCCCGCATCCTTGCAGCACAACCCAAACAACAGATTGGCCGTGGTATGCCGTCCAGGAATGGCGACCCGTTGCCCATCCAGTGACGCGATGTCACACCCGTCACGCGCAACCACAATCGGACCGACGCCATAGCCCATGGCCCCACCGGCACGCAACAAAATATATTTATCCAACACCCCGGCAGCAGCAGCCACCGAGATTTTCACCACATCGAGAGAACCGGATGACGCGAGTCCATTCAGCTCTTCGACATCAGCCAAAGTCACATCCACGCCACCCGGCCAAGCAACTGTGCCGGATGCCAGAGCGTGAAAAATATAGGTGTCATTGGGACAGGGCGAATACCCAATCGTCAGTTTCCGTTGCATACATTTCTCCAAAATTCGTCAATTGAATACCCGCTATTGACAGCCACGAATATCGCTTATAGGGATAGTGACCAGGTGGTCACCACTAATCGAACCATTCAAGGAAAGCAAGAATACATCCATGGTACAGAATCCAAAAACTTTTGAAAACCTCCCCAAAGAAAAGCAGGAACGCGTCCTGCGAGAAGCAACATCCGAATTCGCCGAGCATGGCTACCATCAGGCGAGTGTCAATCGAATCGTGACTCGCGTAGGTATCGCCAAGGGGTCGTTATTCAAATATTTCGGCACAAAGCAGGGACTTTTCGACTATATTTTCAGCCACGCCGTCACCCAGTTCAAACAGCCACTCAAACACATTCGCGACACTACGTCGGATAAGGACTTTTTCGAACGCATTGAAAAGAGCCTGTTGGCCGGCGTGGATTTCATCGAAGCGCACCCACACATTTACCGAATTTACCTGAAAATGCTCTTTCAGGAAAATTTCCCCATGCGTGACAAATTTCTGGGCGAAGTCCGGCGGCGGTCCACCAAATACCTCCGTCCGCTTATCACGGCGGCCATGGAGTCCGGTGAATTACGCAAGGATTTGGACCCGGACATGGCAGTTTTTTATCTGGATTCGGTCATGGACCGCTTTTTTCAAGCCCACACCGTTCCCGCATTGGACGGTCCCATCACCCTGTACAACACGGACAGGCAAACAACGGAAGCCAAGGCCCACGCCATCACGGAAATGCTCCGGCGCGGACTGACCACCCCATCCTGAACACAGGAGACGACATGCGTCTATTCAAAAACACGTACTATGAAAACATGGGCCTCGCCACTATCAAAAAGAAAATTGATAACGGCGAACGCTTGAGCTTCGAAGACGGCATCACCCTCTTCGAATGCCCCGAACCGCTGGCTGTGGGCGCACTTGCCCACCAGGTCCGAACCCAAATGCACGGCGACACAGCATTTTATGTGGTCAACCAGCACGTCAATTATACCAACGTGTGTGTCAACGGCTGCATCTTTTGCGCCTATCAACGGGAAGAAGGCCAGGACGGCGGTTTCGTGCTGAGCACGGACGATGTCATCGCCAAAATTGACGCTGCCGCACTCACCCCCAGTGAAATCCACATCGTGGGCGGGTGTCATCCAAGACTCGGACTGGCGTACTTCGAAGCCATGCTCACAGCGATCAAAACCCGACTGCCCAATGTGGTCCTGAAATGTTTCACCGCCGTAGAAATCGCCCATTTCGCCGAGGTCGAAGGCGTTTCCACCCTTGAAGTCCTCACCCGACTCAAAGCCGCTGGTCTGGACATGTTGCCCGGAGGCGGTGCCGAAATCTTTGCCCCGGCCATTCGACAACAGATATGCGCACGCAAAGCCACGGCCAAGGAATGGCTGGCCGTTCACGAACAGGCACACGGTCTGGGACTCAAATCCAATTGCACCATGCTTTTCGGACACATTGAATCCATCGAAGACCGCGTCGATCACCTTATCCAACTCCGGGAATCCCAAGATCGTGGTGGCGGATATACCTGTTTCATCCCCCTGCCTTTCCTGACGGAAAACAGCCAATTGACCATTGGCAATCCGCTCACGGGCCTGGAAGAACTCCGCACTATTGCGGTCAGCCGACTCCTGCTCGACAACATCCCGCACATCAAGGCGTATTGGGTCATGCTCGGCGTCAAACAGGCGCAGGCGGCCTTGAAATTCGGTGCTGACGACTTTGATGGCACCGTCGTGGAAGAAAAAATCGGGCACGAAGCCGGAGCCACATCCGAACAGGGAATGACTCGGACCGAACTGATGGAAATGATTCGCGGCTGCGGATGCACCCCGGTTGAACGCGACGGATTTTTCAACAAATTATAGAACAACTCTGTCGAATGGTGCCACGGCTTTGCACCGTGCGCCAATTTTACATCCCTTGTCAGTCCACGCTTTCGCAGACGCGACAGGGACACACACCATATGAGCCATGTGAGTAAACGTATGCGCAAATTGGATACCATATTTGATAAGATCATGGGTGGCGAACGAATTGATTTTGACGAAGCCACACTGCTCTACGAAACAGCGAATTTTCACGATCTGGGACGATTGGCCCATCATGTCCGCTTGACCAAACACCCTGACCCGATTGTCTCCTACGTAGTTGACAGAAATATCAACTACTCCAACATCTGCGTCTGCTGCTGCAAGTTCTGCGCCTTCTACAAGACGCCGAATCAGGACGGTGGCTATGTACTAAGCCATGAAGAAATAGGCCAGAAGATCAAGGAAACGCTGGATCTTGGCGGCACTCAAATCCTCATGCAGGGGGGGCACCACCCAGACCTTCCATTAACGTGGTACGAAGAAATGCTGCGGTATATCAAAGCAAATTACACCGTCCACATCCACGCCTTTTCACCGCCGGAAATCGTTTTCTGGAGCGACAAGGAAGGCATCCCCGTGGCCGATGTCATTGCCAGACTCCACGCCGCCGGACTGGATTCCATCCCGGGTGGCGGTGCCGAAATCCTGGTTGATGCTGTAAGGTCAACGGTTTCGCCCAACAAATGTCCAACAGATGAATGGCTCAATGTCATGGAACAAGCTCACAAACAGGGTTTGCGGACAACTGCCACCATGATGTTCGGACATAAAGAAACGCCGACACAACGTTTGGAGCACCTGTTCGCAGTTCGTGACACCCAGGACAAAACCGGCGGATTCACCGCGTTCATCCCATGGACATTCCAACCGGATCACACAGAATTGCCTGAGTGTCGAAAACTCACCAGCATCGAATACCTTCGTCTGTTGGCGGTCTCACGCATCGTGCTCGACAATATCGACAACGTGCAGGTTTCCTGGGTCACCATGGGACCAAAAATCGCTCAACTCGCCCTCTATTTTGGCGGAAACGACTTTGGCTCAACCATGCTTGAAGAAAACGTGGTCAAGGCGGCTGGGGTGTCATTTCGCTTATCGCAACAGGAAATCAATCGACTCGTCACGGCAGCCGGTTTCACGCCACGGCAACGGACCATGGACTATACACTTCTGGAGACTCGATAATGACTATTCAACTCGGAAAAATCGGGTATCTCAACGTGCTGCCCATCTACCATCCACTGGAAACCCAAGAAATCCCGAACAGTTTTCACATCCAATCCGGGCCACCGTCGGCCTTGAACAGACTGATGGATGCCGAAAAGTTGGATATTTCAGCCGCTTCATCCATTGAATATGCACGTCACCCTGAGAAATATTATCTGGTTCCGGATCTGGCCATCGGAAGTCGCGGGCCTGTCCAAAGCGTGTTGTTATTGAGCCGCCACCCAGTGAAAGCCCTTCAGGGGAAAACCATTCTGGTCAGTTCTCAAACGCATACTTCGGCAGCCCTGCTCGCAGTATTGCAAAAGGAACTCTGGAATATATCAACGGAATCGGTCACAGGAAATGCAACGGTTGTCCTTGAAAAAGGCGAACGCCCAGACGCCATCCTTGCCATTGGAGATGAAGCCCTGAACCTTCGCTATCACCCGGATTACCCACACCGAATCGATCTGGGCGAAGCATGGCGGGAACTCACTGGACTGCCGTTCATCTTCGGCGTCTGGATCGTGCAGCGAAAAAGCTGGGAGAAATCCGCACCCATTTTGGCAAAAGCCGTCACCATGCTTCTCGAAGCAAAGCAATGGGGGATTGAAAACATCGAACAGATGTGCCAGTTGGCAGCCAACGAAAGCTGTCTGTCCACTGAGGAAATGCGCTCATATTTCGATGGATTGGTCTATGATCTCGGTGAAGAAGAGCGCAAGGGACTGACTTTGTTTTACAAGCATCTCAAAAACACCGGACTCATAGAATCGACCCCGGAGATTGCGTTCATTCCATAAAAAAATACGCTATTCCGAAGAGTTAAACCCCACAAAGGCCTTCAACGCCGGAAACATGTGCCGACCGCTATGGTAAATGAGGTAGAATTGCCGTGTCCCTGCCAACGCAGGGACATCAAGGGCGGTCAGCACATTCCGTGCAATCATGTCCTCAGCGACCAGTCGGGATGTAAAACACACACCCATCCCTTGCGCAGCATACGCAAGTCCTTCTGATGTTCCTTCAACACGACACCGAACCGGCAAGTCATGAATACTGTGCCCAGCCTCTTCCAGAGCTTTTTCCAACACCCGTCTGGTGGCTGACCCTCGTTCACGCATAATCCAGGGCAGAGACGCGACGTGAGAGAGCGAAACAGGACCTCTGTCTGGCAGCCACGACACTTTTGGAGATGCCACAAGGACTCGCTCATCATCTGCCAATTGCACCGCGACCAATTCTGGTTCCTCAGGCTTTTGCCCAACAATCCCCACAGGGAATTCACCAGAAAGAACACGCTGAATTATTTCTGTAGAATCATGCGTGTGAACCGTGAAATTGACCGCTGGATACTTTCGCGAAAAACCGGACAAAATCTGCGGCAAAAGTCCCAACGAGGGAATCGTGCTGCACCCGACTCCCATATCACCAACCACCCTATTCCGTAACATTTCGATGGACGCCCGCGCCTGATCCAGATTGGCAAAAACCTTGACCGCACTCACATACAGAACTTCACCAGCGTCGGTGGGTAAAATAGTGCGTCCCAAGCGATCAAAAAGTTTGACGCCAAGTTCCTCTTCCAAGTTGGCAACATGAGAACTGATAGTCGGCTGCGACAAAAACATCACATCACCAGCCTTGGAAAAACTTTGCAATTCATAGACTCGACAAAAGGCTTCAAGCTTTCGGACATCCATTGTTTTCTATCCTGTCTATCGATAAAATCTATATTAAAAAG containing:
- a CDS encoding MlaD family protein; its protein translation is MTRKREYFKLGLFIIIGISMLVAMVIILGAGRYFQTTYAMETYFDESINGLAVGSPVKLRGVNIGRVASINFVSNKYEDANLDDVRYVYVECEINPDLFDSISEEKFIELLRKDVKRGLRIRPTSLGLTGQLFLNIIYDDPKSNPPLPIQWTPQHAYIPSAPSTLSRVEGAIATISKTLSSLKKEDLESIIKDVKSIVDSIDKFMKTDSGREAGKKMLGILESTRSILDRTNTLMADPALDTILPNVAGTVEGANRILAESADDIIAAAHEAKIAIASFKEVSDTLNKTLNDPGMSTAMEEIAPTLNNISQASADLTAAVAKVHVLVNRLNGVVASEETNIHAIITDTREIMQNVKELTGDAKRYPSGMIFGTPPSKSNPQDQ
- a CDS encoding ABC-type transport auxiliary lipoprotein family protein, with the protein product MKKYVILFLFVAVSLTSVACVKLGSEPLDKRFYQITSTRNAPAVETGYDIVLKVRRLSISQLYNTRELIYRGQNGRIESDFYNTFFIPPADMLTSELRAWIRGSALFSHIIEPGSMVVPDLTLEGVVNALYGDYSLDTPAAVVEMQFFMVDETSANNDIIFSKTYSERIPMAESSATALVQAMTTGVHTIYTNLETDLISAGLKK
- the yjgA gene encoding ribosome biogenesis factor YjgA; translated protein: MAKRNKIYRPEEFDEIDDRPSRSQLKRDMKELQKLGADLAALGDTMVKEACLPAEVEKALLLIKKIPKHEASRRHMQYVGKLMRTFDTTHVREIVDAAKQGHSIKTAEFHRLEIIRERLIDGDDDLLQKLFDTNPEQGQRLRQLTLGARRAKTSDKPPKDARNLFKLLRTMTFDEGK
- a CDS encoding DMT family transporter, which gives rise to MIQTTGQTKAFLALGAAVVLWASSFIVLKFAFQYFDPMVVIFGRMLIASLCFLLIFKNLKNIEYRPGDWKLLLFMGVCEPGFYFVFEAMALTYTDASQAGMICALLPLMAAVVARFTLGEQLTRRMVVSFCLAIVGAVVLSVAAEPTTTASNPVLGNFLEFMAMVCAVGYMISLKKLSPRYNSWFLTMIQAFIGAIFYFPLLFLPTTTLPTSFDPFGVFTVVYLGIMVTILAYGLYNYGMSKIPVGQASSFINLIPVLTLIFGMVFLNERLNWVQYAASALVIIGVYVSQGKSKNPKKAI
- a CDS encoding 1,4-dihydroxy-6-naphthoate synthase; translated protein: MQRKLTIGYSPCPNDTYIFHALASGTVAWPGGVDVTLADVEELNGLASSGSLDVVKISVAAAAGVLDKYILLRAGGAMGYGVGPIVVARDGCDIASLDGQRVAIPGRHTTANLLFGLCCKDAGISVDLVEMVFDEIMPAVDAGNVAAGVVIHEGRFTFGERGLCRVLDLGAWWEEYTGMPIPLGAIAIKRSLGQDIALQMNEAIRQSVLEARSNPEGAHDYIKSYAQEMDDTVISTHIETFVTEYSLDVGDSGVEAVARLLKEAGCTREDLFIPAPETSGEPGDFRMVHAAESR
- a CDS encoding TetR/AcrR family transcriptional regulator; amino-acid sequence: MVQNPKTFENLPKEKQERVLREATSEFAEHGYHQASVNRIVTRVGIAKGSLFKYFGTKQGLFDYIFSHAVTQFKQPLKHIRDTTSDKDFFERIEKSLLAGVDFIEAHPHIYRIYLKMLFQENFPMRDKFLGEVRRRSTKYLRPLITAAMESGELRKDLDPDMAVFYLDSVMDRFFQAHTVPALDGPITLYNTDRQTTEAKAHAITEMLRRGLTTPS
- the mqnE gene encoding aminofutalosine synthase MqnE codes for the protein MRLFKNTYYENMGLATIKKKIDNGERLSFEDGITLFECPEPLAVGALAHQVRTQMHGDTAFYVVNQHVNYTNVCVNGCIFCAYQREEGQDGGFVLSTDDVIAKIDAAALTPSEIHIVGGCHPRLGLAYFEAMLTAIKTRLPNVVLKCFTAVEIAHFAEVEGVSTLEVLTRLKAAGLDMLPGGGAEIFAPAIRQQICARKATAKEWLAVHEQAHGLGLKSNCTMLFGHIESIEDRVDHLIQLRESQDRGGGYTCFIPLPFLTENSQLTIGNPLTGLEELRTIAVSRLLLDNIPHIKAYWVMLGVKQAQAALKFGADDFDGTVVEEKIGHEAGATSEQGMTRTELMEMIRGCGCTPVERDGFFNKL
- the mqnC gene encoding cyclic dehypoxanthinyl futalosine synthase, which gives rise to MRKLDTIFDKIMGGERIDFDEATLLYETANFHDLGRLAHHVRLTKHPDPIVSYVVDRNINYSNICVCCCKFCAFYKTPNQDGGYVLSHEEIGQKIKETLDLGGTQILMQGGHHPDLPLTWYEEMLRYIKANYTVHIHAFSPPEIVFWSDKEGIPVADVIARLHAAGLDSIPGGGAEILVDAVRSTVSPNKCPTDEWLNVMEQAHKQGLRTTATMMFGHKETPTQRLEHLFAVRDTQDKTGGFTAFIPWTFQPDHTELPECRKLTSIEYLRLLAVSRIVLDNIDNVQVSWVTMGPKIAQLALYFGGNDFGSTMLEENVVKAAGVSFRLSQQEINRLVTAAGFTPRQRTMDYTLLETR
- a CDS encoding menaquinone biosynthesis protein, with the translated sequence MTIQLGKIGYLNVLPIYHPLETQEIPNSFHIQSGPPSALNRLMDAEKLDISAASSIEYARHPEKYYLVPDLAIGSRGPVQSVLLLSRHPVKALQGKTILVSSQTHTSAALLAVLQKELWNISTESVTGNATVVLEKGERPDAILAIGDEALNLRYHPDYPHRIDLGEAWRELTGLPFIFGVWIVQRKSWEKSAPILAKAVTMLLEAKQWGIENIEQMCQLAANESCLSTEEMRSYFDGLVYDLGEEERKGLTLFYKHLKNTGLIESTPEIAFIP
- a CDS encoding selenium metabolism-associated LysR family transcriptional regulator, producing the protein MDVRKLEAFCRVYELQSFSKAGDVMFLSQPTISSHVANLEEELGVKLFDRLGRTILPTDAGEVLYVSAVKVFANLDQARASIEMLRNRVVGDMGVGCSTIPSLGLLPQILSGFSRKYPAVNFTVHTHDSTEIIQRVLSGEFPVGIVGQKPEEPELVAVQLADDERVLVASPKVSWLPDRGPVSLSHVASLPWIMRERGSATRRVLEKALEEAGHSIHDLPVRCRVEGTSEGLAYAAQGMGVCFTSRLVAEDMIARNVLTALDVPALAGTRQFYLIYHSGRHMFPALKAFVGFNSSE